A window of Daphnia pulicaria isolate SC F1-1A chromosome 10, SC_F0-13Bv2, whole genome shotgun sequence contains these coding sequences:
- the LOC124314091 gene encoding protein escargot-like: protein MCGSSLEASTMPRSFLVKKNQNYSHCPLKKRPLSYFLQESLEAESVAATEAALVTSAMSEEPENLSLKPEDRYAAAERERQNQKRLRTLLEASAAVGSSMTPAALSPPPAHQPHKSWTPPLGYHHHYAPEHSVSHIISQASSSPSLAAKLSTPLEPLHLNNQINVAVPYHPHHHHTQHQYAPYLPFNFPAYRSFSTAAISPLYPAVAASNSSPHRPSSEQLSPFAPSESASQQQSSPRVQWPESVAISSAVALKLSESTSDIEDLSSPASGSSGCEESGTESLLHHHHHHRHSPPAGLVRSNKKTGSSASSTSSASSASSTSAGTTTTARYQCPDCHKSYSTYCGLTKHQELHCAAQQAANKKSFSCKHCEKVYVSLGALKMHIRTHTLPCKCLLCGKAFSRPWLLQGHIRTHTGEKPFSCPHCSRSFADRSNLRAHLQTHSDVKRYSCKSCGKTFSRMSLLSKHEDGGCGCGGASNASSGSSSASSPSPNGAQQQQQQLLAVAKREVA, encoded by the exons ATGTGCGGAAGCAGTTTAGAGGCCAGCACCATGCCGCGCTCCTTCCTCGTCAAGAAGAATCAAAATTACAGCCACTGTCCGCTCAAGAAGCGGCCGCTCTCCTATTTCCTGCAGGAGAGTCTCGAAGCCGAATCAGTCGCTGCCACAG aaGCCGCGCTGGTGACGTCGGCCATGAGCGAAGAGCCGGAAAATCTGAGCCTGAAACCGGAGGATCGCTACGCGGCCGCCGAGCGTGAGCGCCAGAATCAGAAGCGACTCCGCACTTTATTGGAAGCGTCGGCGGCGGTGGGATCTTCGATGACGCCGGCCGCTTTGTCGCCACCGCCGGCCCACCAGCCGCACAAATCGTGGACGCCACCGTTGggctaccaccaccactacgCGCCGGAACATTCGGTTTCGCACATCATCTcccaggccagcagcagcccgtCGCTGGCCGCCAAATTGTCGACGCCTTTGGAGCCGCTGCACTTGAACAACCAGATCAACGTGGCCGTGCCTTAccacccccaccaccaccacacccAGCACCAGTACGCGCCTTACCTGCCGTTCAACTTTCCCGCCTACCGCTCGTTCAGCACGGCGGCCATCAGTCCGCTCTACCCGGCCGTCGCCGCCTCCAACAGCAGCCCGCACCGGCCCAGCAGCGAGCAGCTGTCGCCGTTCGCTCCCAGCGAGTcggccagccagcagcagagcTCACCGCGAGTCCAGTGGCCGGAATCGGTGGCCATCAGCAGCGCCGTGGCTTTGAAATTGTCAGAGTCGACCAGCGACATTGAAGATCTTTCCTCACCGGCCAGCGGATCCAGCGGATGCGAGGAGAGCGGAACCGAGTCGCTcctccaccatcaccaccaccaccgccacagCCCGCCGGCCGGCCTTGTGCGGAGTAACAAGAAAACCGGAAGCAGTGCCTCATCCACTTCATCGGCCTCTTCAGCGTCTTCGACGTCGGccggaacgacgacgacggcccgCTACCAGTGCCCCGATTGCCACAAGTCGTACTCGACCTACTGCGGCCTGACCAAGCACCAGGAGCTGCACTGCGCGGCCCAGCAGGCGGCCAACAAGAAATCCTTCAGCTGCAAGCACTGCGAGAAGGTCTACGTCTCGCTGGGCGCCCTCAAGATGCACATCCGCACGCACACGCTGCCGTGCAAGTGCCTGCTGTGCGGCAAGGCCTTCTCACGGCCGTGGCTCCTGCAGGGCCACATCCGGACGCACACGGGCGAGAAGCCCTTCTCCTGCCCGCACTGCTCCCGCTCCTTCGCCGACCGCTCCAACTTGCGCGCCCACCTGCAGACGCACTCGGACGTCAAGCGCTACTCGTGCAAGTCGTGCGGCAAGACTTTCTCGCGCATGTCGCTCCTCTCCAAGCACGAGGACGGCGGATGCGGCTGCGGAGGGGCCAGCAACGCTTCCAGCGGCAGCTCATCCGCCTCCTCGCCGTCGCCCAACggcgcccagcagcagcagcagcagctcctggCCGTTGCCAAGCGAGAAGTCGCTtga